Genomic window (Thermodesulfobacteriota bacterium):
GGGGCCGCCGGGGCTTGCGGCGTCCCGAATCCCGAATAACGGGACCGGGAGAAGGATGATAAAGAATATATCGAAGGGAGCGGCCGTTCTCCTTATTATTACGTTCGCTGCGGCGCTGTCCGCAGCCGGGTGCAGAGATATCAAGAAGATGTATAAGGAGGGATCTCCGTGCGGAGGGCCCGAGGGGACCGTGTGTCCGGACGGGCTCTGGTGCGACCTTGGCACGGGGGACTGCGGGGAGGAGAATATGGCGGGCGTGTGCGTCGACCTCCAGAAGTTATGCGACGGGAAATTCGAGCTCGTCTGCGGGTGCGACGGCAGGGTCTACGGGAACGACTGTATGAGGATCGACGCCGGGGTCAGGAAGGCGCACGACGGGCGGTGCGGGGAGTAGGGGGATAGAGGTATCATGTATTGAATAGCCAGATGATCCCGATCGATAACTTCTTTGTAGGAGCGAGTTCCCGGGTCAAGCCCGGGACAGGCCAGCCGCGATTCCTTGATTTCCTTCCCCCTGATCAGGGGGAAGGACAGGATGGGGGTGTACCTTTCATAAAACACACTATGTGTGTTCTTTGCCCTTACTTAAATAAACCCTGAAACAAGTTCAGGACGGCGTTCAGGCGTGCGTATTTTATTAACGCCAATTCTGTAATGTCATGGAAAATAAATACCGGTGCCTGAGCAAATTGATTTACACGCGGGTGCTCACCCGCCCGAAATCAATCGGGGTCGGGGGTGCCGAGGTTCTCTACGCATATGAGGTTGCATTCGGAGAGGCTCAGCGTGTCTATCGCCGTG
Coding sequences:
- a CDS encoding Kazal-type serine protease inhibitor, translating into MIKNISKGAAVLLIITFAAALSAAGCRDIKKMYKEGSPCGGPEGTVCPDGLWCDLGTGDCGEENMAGVCVDLQKLCDGKFELVCGCDGRVYGNDCMRIDAGVRKAHDGRCGE